ACCACCCAGCCCTTCGACTTGGCCACCAGCTGCTGGCGCTTTTCGATCTCGGGGTCGTAGAACTCCTCGACCTTGCCGCAGACCGTGCAGATGAAGTGGTCGTGGTGCTGGCCCTCGTTGAGCTCGTACACCGCCTTGCCGCTTTCGAAGTTGCTGCGGTTCAGGATGCCCGCCTGCTCGAATTGCGTGAGCACGCGGTACACCGTGGCCAGGCCGAT
This region of Acidovorax sp. GBBC 1281 genomic DNA includes:
- the fur gene encoding ferric iron uptake transcriptional regulator, with protein sequence MTNIDELKSTGLKATLPRLKILEIFQKGAQRHMTAEDVFRVLLQERSDIGLATVYRVLTQFEQAGILNRSNFESGKAVYELNEGQHHDHFICTVCGKVEEFYDPEIEKRQQLVAKSKGWVVQDHSMALYGQCATCAKLATTQHR